The sequence ATACCTACGCGAAGCGCCATAAGGACTGTGTTTTCTTGGTCGACACGTATAATACGCTGAAAATTGGGATTCCTACAGCGATTCAAGTCGCGAAGGAATTAGGCGATCAAATCAATTTCATCGGTATACGTTTGGACAGTGGCGATATTTCATTTTTATCAAAGGAAGCTCGTCGTATGTTGGATGAAGCAGGATTTACAGATGCAAAAATAGTTGTTTCAAATGATTTGGATGAATATACTATTTTGAATTTGAAAGCGCAGGGAGCAAGGGTGGATGTCTGGGGAATTGGTACGAAGTTGATTACAGCTTATGACCAGCCAGCACTTGGCGCGGTGTATAAGATTGTTTCTATAGAAGATGAAGCAGGTGAAATGGTGGATACCATCAAGATTTCATCGACAACAGAAAAGGTTACTACACCAGGACGGAAGAATTTGTATCGCATCATTGACTTGGAAAATGGTAAGGCTGAAGGGGATTACATTACGATGTACGATGAAGATCCTACGTCTGAAAAGCGATTGAAAATGTTCCACCCTGTTCATACATTCATCTCGAAGTTTGTGACGAATTTCGAAGCGAAAAACCTACATGTGAAGGTAGTCGAAAATGGGGGTATCATCTACGAAAATCCATCGCTGTTACAAATGCGTGACTATGCGCAAGAGAACTTGAATTTATTGTGGGATGAATATAAACGTTCGTTGAATCCAGAAGAATATCCGGTGGATTTAAGTCAGAAATGTTGGGATAACAAAATGCGTAATATCCAGGAAGTTCAGGAAATGGTAGAGGATTTTCTGGATAAGTGAGGGGGTAGGACAATGGAAACACTACAAGAAAAGATTATCGCTGAGTTGAAGGCACAACCCGTCATTGACCCTCAAGAAGAAATTCGTAAGTCCATTGACTTTTTAAAAGCTTATGCTAGAAAGAATACTTTTTTAAACGGGTTTGTTCTTGGGATTTCAGGTGGGCAGGATTCGACATTGGTTGGCAAGCTGGCTCAGTTAGCTGTCGATGAGTTGAATGACGAGGTAGGAGCCAATCATTATAAATTCATTGGGATTCGATTGCCTTATGGTATTCAGTTTGATGAGGAAGATTGTCAAGATGCCCTTGATTTTATAGAGCCAACATTGGTCTATACGGTCAATATAAAGGAAGCTGTTGATGCGAGTGAGCGCACGCTAATGGCTGCGGGTGTGAAGTTGACGGATTATTCTAAGGGGAATGAAAAGGCGCGGGAACGGATGAAAGTGCAATATTCTGTTGCGGCGATGCATAATTGCGTGGTGCTGGGAACGGATCATGCGGCGGAGGCGATTACCGGATTTTATACGAAATTCGGGGATGGCGGCGCTGATTTAATGCCGATTGCTAGATTGAACAAAAGGCAAGGGAGGCAGTTGCTGAGTGAGCTTGATTGTCCAGCGCATCTCTATATGAAGGTGCCGACTGCAGATCTTGAAGAAGAGAAACCAGCGTTATCAGATGAGGTGGCTCTTGGTGTTACGTATGATTTAATCGATGATTATCTGGAGGGAAAAGAGATTCCAACAGAGCCGCGTGAGAAATTGGAAAACTATTTTTTACGCTCACAACATAAACGTCATATGCCGATTACGATTTTTGATGATTTTTGGCGCTGAAATAACAAAAGGGCTCCTGTTAGGGGTCCTTTTAATTTTCCGGAGGATGTCACAAAATTTGGGCACAATTACGCCAAGGCGTAATTGATTTGGAATTTGCTTAAGTTGTATGGGAAACGGTTATCCTGTATTATGAAATTATGTTTTGTTAATTTTCGGATAAGGTGATTATTGTATCCAATTGGGGGATCTGGAATGGCAGATAAAGAGATGATCGAGAAAGTCTTGACGAATATTGAAAAAGTAATGATTGGGAAACGAGATATTGCGGAGTTGAGTGTGACTGCACTTCTTGCGGGTGGACATGTTCTGCTTGAGGACGTGCCGGGTGTCGGAAAAACGATGATGGTTAAGGCGTTAGCGAGGTCGATAGGGGCGGATTTTAAACGGATTCAGTTTACGCCGGATTTACTTCCTTCCGATG comes from Sporosarcina sp. FSL K6-3457 and encodes:
- a CDS encoding nicotinate phosphoribosyltransferase; this translates as MSSKYADDSLALHTDLYQINMAESYWADGIGNRKSVFELFFRSLPFGNGYAVFAGLERVLDFLRNLHFSDSDLAYLKDELGYEEDFIGYLKELRFTGDVYSMVEGELVFANEPIMRIEAPLIQAQLIETALLNIVNYQTLIATKASRIKQVVKDEVVMEFGTRRAHEMDAAIWGARATIIGGIEATSNVRAGKRFDIPVSGTHAHSMVQAYKSEYEAFHTYAKRHKDCVFLVDTYNTLKIGIPTAIQVAKELGDQINFIGIRLDSGDISFLSKEARRMLDEAGFTDAKIVVSNDLDEYTILNLKAQGARVDVWGIGTKLITAYDQPALGAVYKIVSIEDEAGEMVDTIKISSTTEKVTTPGRKNLYRIIDLENGKAEGDYITMYDEDPTSEKRLKMFHPVHTFISKFVTNFEAKNLHVKVVENGGIIYENPSLLQMRDYAQENLNLLWDEYKRSLNPEEYPVDLSQKCWDNKMRNIQEVQEMVEDFLDK
- the nadE gene encoding ammonia-dependent NAD(+) synthetase — encoded protein: METLQEKIIAELKAQPVIDPQEEIRKSIDFLKAYARKNTFLNGFVLGISGGQDSTLVGKLAQLAVDELNDEVGANHYKFIGIRLPYGIQFDEEDCQDALDFIEPTLVYTVNIKEAVDASERTLMAAGVKLTDYSKGNEKARERMKVQYSVAAMHNCVVLGTDHAAEAITGFYTKFGDGGADLMPIARLNKRQGRQLLSELDCPAHLYMKVPTADLEEEKPALSDEVALGVTYDLIDDYLEGKEIPTEPREKLENYFLRSQHKRHMPITIFDDFWR